The Hymenobacter sp. 5317J-9 genome has a window encoding:
- a CDS encoding HAMP domain-containing sensor histidine kinase, whose protein sequence is MTIRNRLIWLFVGLVAFILLAVLGSAFLLQRDYGQREFRQRLRDRAEVAAYIFLEKDELRSAAFQVFQKRFQQTLTEEIIQIYDAQGEVRFVREDARLEVPPDVLARIVAGSEEYFTDGPREAVGFFYHDNQGSFVVVAGAENVYGHARLQSLATIMASVFVLSLLLIYGAGRVFADRALAPIAAINDQMDRISAHDLHLRVAEGLSGHKKDELSRLAHTFNRLLDRLEAGFESQRAFVRYASHELRTPLAASIGEAQLALTRDREPAAYRAALRDLLADLTQLNALLNHLLELAQADASLPEQDACIRVDELLAEACAAVEPAQRPRLQVHTGHLPTEPEQLELTGNRALLGRALSNLLENALKYSDPQPVLVSLEYEPGQVLLRIQDHGIGIAETDLPQVFQPFFRAANARLVAGHGVGLALARRIIERHGGRLDLSSRLGQGTTVLVRLPTA, encoded by the coding sequence ATGACTATTCGCAATCGCCTCATCTGGCTGTTTGTGGGGCTGGTGGCGTTCATTCTGCTGGCGGTGCTTGGCTCGGCCTTCCTGCTGCAGCGCGACTACGGCCAGCGCGAGTTTCGGCAGCGCCTCCGCGACCGGGCCGAGGTGGCGGCGTACATTTTTCTGGAAAAAGACGAGTTGCGCAGCGCCGCCTTTCAGGTGTTCCAAAAGCGCTTCCAGCAAACGCTGACCGAAGAAATCATCCAGATTTACGATGCGCAGGGCGAGGTGCGTTTCGTGCGCGAAGATGCCCGCCTGGAAGTGCCGCCCGACGTGCTGGCCCGCATCGTGGCCGGCAGCGAAGAGTATTTTACCGACGGCCCACGCGAGGCGGTGGGCTTCTTTTACCACGACAACCAGGGCTCCTTCGTGGTGGTGGCCGGGGCCGAAAACGTGTATGGCCACGCCCGGCTGCAGTCGCTGGCCACCATCATGGCGTCGGTGTTTGTGCTGAGCTTGTTGCTGATTTACGGGGCCGGGCGCGTGTTCGCCGACCGCGCCCTAGCCCCGATTGCGGCCATTAACGACCAGATGGACCGCATCAGCGCCCACGACCTGCACCTGCGGGTGGCCGAGGGCCTTTCCGGCCACAAGAAAGACGAGCTGTCGCGCCTGGCCCACACCTTCAACCGCCTGCTCGACCGTCTGGAAGCTGGTTTTGAGTCGCAGCGGGCGTTTGTGCGCTACGCCTCGCACGAGCTGCGCACGCCGCTGGCCGCCAGCATTGGCGAAGCGCAATTGGCCCTGACGCGCGACCGGGAGCCCGCCGCCTACCGCGCCGCCCTGCGTGACCTGCTGGCCGACCTCACCCAGCTCAACGCTCTGCTCAACCACTTGCTGGAGCTGGCCCAGGCCGACGCCTCCCTGCCCGAGCAAGACGCCTGCATTCGGGTAGATGAACTGCTGGCCGAGGCCTGCGCGGCCGTGGAGCCGGCCCAGCGCCCGCGCCTGCAGGTGCACACCGGCCACCTGCCCACCGAGCCCGAACAGCTGGAGCTCACCGGCAACCGGGCCCTGCTCGGCCGCGCCCTCAGCAACCTGCTCGAAAACGCCCTCAAGTATTCGGACCCGCAGCCCGTGCTGGTCTCGCTCGAATACGAGCCCGGCCAGGTACTGCTGCGCATCCAGGACCACGGCATTGGCATTGCCGAGACCGATTTGCCGCAGGTGTTCCAGCCCTTTTTCCGGGCGGCTAATGCGCGGCTGGTGGCGGGGCACGGCGTGGGCCTGGCCCTGGCGCGCCGCATCATTGAGCGGCACGGCGGCCGGCTCGACCTGAGCTCACGCCTGGGACAGGGCACCACCGTGCTGGTGCGGCTGCCCACCGCCTAG
- a CDS encoding response regulator transcription factor, producing MNILLVEDDPRLSVLIRRGLEEEQLTVRVAPDGREGEQLALSQPFDLIILDVLLPERSGLEVLAAIRHHDPDVPVLMLTALGTTTDKLQGFGGGADDYLVKPFDFAELVARVRALTRRASPTPKGSRLTFADLVLDVPSRTVTRAGQALRLTAREFNLLELLLRHPGRVLSRSEIAEHGWDEAFDAGSNVIDVYVSYLRKKVDHGFDQKLIHTVTGAGYVLRQE from the coding sequence ATGAACATTCTACTGGTGGAAGACGACCCGCGCCTTTCGGTCCTCATCCGGCGAGGGCTGGAGGAAGAACAGCTGACCGTGCGCGTGGCCCCCGACGGCCGCGAAGGCGAGCAGCTGGCCCTGTCCCAGCCCTTCGACCTGATAATTCTGGACGTGCTGCTGCCCGAGCGCAGCGGCCTGGAGGTGCTGGCCGCCATTCGCCACCACGACCCCGACGTGCCCGTGCTCATGCTCACAGCCTTGGGCACCACCACCGACAAGCTGCAGGGCTTCGGCGGTGGGGCCGACGACTACCTCGTCAAGCCCTTCGACTTTGCCGAGCTGGTGGCCCGCGTGCGCGCCCTCACGCGCCGAGCCAGCCCCACGCCCAAAGGCTCGCGCCTCACCTTTGCCGACCTCGTGCTCGACGTGCCCAGCCGCACCGTGACCCGGGCGGGCCAGGCGCTACGCCTCACGGCCCGCGAGTTCAACCTGCTGGAGCTGCTGCTGCGCCACCCCGGGCGCGTGCTCAGCCGCAGCGAGATAGCCGAGCACGGCTGGGACGAAGCCTTCGACGCGGGCAGCAACGTCATCGACGTGTACGTGAGCTACCTGCGCAAAAAGGTAGACCACGGCTTCGACCAGAAGCTCATTCACACCGTGACGGGCGCCGGGTACGTGCTGCGACAGGAATAA
- a CDS encoding outer membrane protein transport protein, with protein MLPLFSGLTAAASGFDTGPQGARVLGLGGASTAYIGSIAGLSTNPGLLGQWGDSLTRISFGGFGQIRRSSFVGQDTYQRTDQDLTVLPGGYFYATRAVSKRVSVGLALNTPYGYHTKWPDTWEGRSVIQESKLNTFFAQPTVGFKLNDNFSAGVGLVYAFGKYTQRRALGQYDDPTAQATLTSSGSGYGVNVGLYGRTGDNLAFGISYRTGVKLKMDNGAFHATGIPGRDANILPGAADFTTQINLPSTLSVGVADRITKKLLLTFDFALTGWSTLDSLKLNVAASGPVPARVQRTARRYEDALAFRVGAEYQVTPKLLVLGGFRYDETPIRDEYINPEFIDANRLGVSAGLSYQLTSRFAVEAAYAFDYGQLRTARADQTKFLVSNVSGTYRTLTHTASLGVAAAF; from the coding sequence TTGCTTCCTCTCTTCTCTGGATTGACGGCCGCCGCCAGCGGCTTCGACACCGGCCCGCAGGGCGCGCGGGTGCTGGGCCTGGGCGGCGCCAGCACGGCCTATATTGGCAGCATTGCCGGCCTCAGCACCAATCCCGGCCTGCTGGGGCAGTGGGGCGACTCGCTCACGCGCATCAGCTTCGGCGGCTTCGGCCAGATTCGGCGTTCGTCGTTCGTGGGCCAGGACACTTACCAGCGCACCGACCAAGACCTGACCGTGCTGCCCGGTGGCTATTTCTACGCCACCCGCGCCGTGAGCAAGCGCGTGAGCGTGGGCCTGGCCCTCAACACGCCCTACGGCTACCACACCAAATGGCCCGACACCTGGGAGGGCCGCTCCGTGATTCAGGAAAGCAAGCTCAATACCTTCTTCGCGCAGCCCACGGTGGGCTTTAAGCTGAACGACAACTTCAGCGCCGGCGTGGGCCTGGTATATGCTTTTGGCAAATACACCCAGCGCCGCGCTTTGGGCCAGTACGACGACCCCACGGCCCAGGCCACGCTCACGAGCAGCGGCTCGGGCTACGGCGTGAACGTGGGCCTGTACGGCCGGACCGGCGACAACCTGGCCTTTGGCATCAGCTACCGCACCGGGGTGAAATTGAAAATGGATAATGGCGCCTTCCACGCCACCGGCATTCCGGGCCGCGACGCCAACATTCTGCCCGGCGCGGCCGATTTCACCACCCAAATCAACCTGCCCAGCACGCTGTCGGTGGGTGTGGCCGACCGCATCACCAAGAAGCTGTTGCTCACGTTCGATTTCGCCCTCACCGGCTGGAGCACGCTCGACTCGCTCAAGCTCAACGTGGCGGCCAGCGGCCCGGTGCCGGCCCGCGTGCAGCGCACGGCCCGCCGCTACGAAGACGCCCTGGCCTTCCGGGTGGGCGCCGAGTACCAGGTGACGCCCAAGCTGCTGGTGCTGGGCGGCTTCCGCTACGACGAGACGCCCATCCGCGACGAATACATCAACCCCGAGTTCATCGACGCCAACCGCCTGGGCGTCTCGGCTGGCCTGAGCTACCAGCTCACCAGCCGCTTTGCCGTGGAAGCCGCCTATGCCTTCGACTACGGCCAGCTCCGCACCGCCCGCGCCGACCAGACCAAGTTCCTGGTGAGCAACGTGAGCGGTACCTACCGCACGCTCACCCACACGGCGTCGCTGGGCGTGGCGGCGGCGTTCTAA
- the mltG gene encoding endolytic transglycosylase MltG produces the protein MALLLVLVAGSYAAWRVFYRPNVRAFAEGPAYLFIRTGSGFEAVMDSLQKHELLLEPGTFRWVAEHHDYPPHVKPGRYRLDPGLGNGDLVRLLLAGQQDTVRFELNSFHYLDKLPRQVTRQLEADSFKLELLLGDNAGLQRRYGLDTCTIRTMFIPGTYRHLWNTSAQGFLDSTAARYRRFWTSQRQARADSLKMTRTQVSVLASIVQRETAQPTDKPLIAAVYLNRLRNGQPLQADPTLLWPLHGLGTRKRVLNVDKKVDSPYNTYRHKGLPPGPITTPRPSSLDAVLKPAHNKNLFFCARPDGSGFSDFAETYAQHKLNARRYQHRLDSLGVKR, from the coding sequence ATGGCGTTGCTGCTGGTGCTAGTGGCCGGCAGCTATGCGGCGTGGCGGGTGTTTTACCGGCCCAACGTGCGGGCCTTTGCCGAAGGGCCGGCGTACCTGTTCATTCGCACGGGCTCGGGGTTTGAGGCGGTGATGGACTCGCTGCAAAAGCATGAGCTGCTGCTGGAGCCCGGCACCTTTCGCTGGGTGGCCGAGCACCACGACTACCCGCCCCACGTGAAGCCCGGCCGCTACCGCCTCGACCCCGGCCTGGGCAATGGCGACCTGGTGCGCCTGCTGCTGGCTGGCCAGCAGGACACGGTGCGCTTCGAACTCAATTCCTTTCACTACCTCGACAAGCTGCCCCGCCAGGTGACGCGCCAGCTCGAAGCCGACTCCTTCAAGCTGGAGCTGCTGCTGGGCGACAACGCCGGCCTGCAGCGGCGCTACGGCCTCGACACCTGCACCATTCGCACGATGTTCATTCCGGGCACCTACCGGCACCTGTGGAACACCAGCGCGCAGGGCTTTCTGGATTCGACGGCCGCCCGCTACCGCCGCTTCTGGACCAGCCAGCGCCAGGCCCGGGCCGATTCCCTGAAGATGACCCGCACCCAGGTGAGCGTGCTGGCCAGCATTGTGCAGCGCGAAACCGCCCAGCCCACCGACAAGCCGCTCATCGCCGCCGTGTACCTCAACCGCCTCCGCAACGGCCAGCCCCTACAGGCCGACCCCACCCTGCTCTGGCCCCTGCACGGCCTGGGCACCCGCAAGCGCGTGCTAAACGTGGACAAGAAAGTGGATTCGCCCTACAACACGTACCGGCACAAAGGCCTTCCGCCCGGCCCCATCACCACGCCGCGCCCCAGTTCCCTCGATGCCGTGCTGAAGCCGGCGCACAACAAAAACCTGTTTTTCTGCGCCCGCCCCGACGGCAGCGGCTTTTCCGACTTTGCCGAAACCTACGCCCAGCACAAGCTCAACGCCCGCCGCTACCAGCACCGCCTCGATAGCCTGGGCGTGAAGCGTTGA
- a CDS encoding helix-turn-helix domain-containing protein has product MLNHGQVVRLIFGLKLRELRQERGLSPGELARICDVSVSYLNEIEKGKKYPKADKILSLSQALGVRYDQLTSLALPRRLEPIAELLNSKILKEFPLEMYGLEPARIIDLIANAPAKMNAFISTIFEIARNYEMRQEHLFLAALRSFQEMHDNYFEDLEQDVRAFVGSHQLATAAPFDLSQLERVLIQEYGYTLDRETLGQHPVATQARLRSVFQPKTKRLLMRPGLSRGQQAFVLGREVAFNYLKLTERPYVSSSTQVRTFEEVLNNFKASYFAGALLMEEESLLRDVKKVFGAKKWNPDLLLNLLTQYDVSPEMFMQRLTTLLPRHLSLQSLFFLRFDQRDAASPFELTKELHLARLHNPHGNELNEHYCRRWVSLRLMEEARTLPVPDTAEAPVTVAGAQRSRYFGTDDEYLCFTLARAGTPTQPALSVTVGLRCDDNLRAQVRFLADPALPFRIVNETCERCPIPDCESRAAAPVEIERQAERAAFEAAVTALVQGNN; this is encoded by the coding sequence ATGCTCAACCACGGCCAGGTCGTCCGCCTCATTTTTGGCTTGAAGCTGCGCGAGCTGCGCCAGGAGCGCGGCCTGAGCCCGGGCGAGCTGGCGCGCATCTGCGACGTGTCGGTGAGCTACCTCAACGAGATTGAAAAAGGCAAAAAGTACCCCAAGGCCGACAAGATTCTGAGTTTGAGCCAGGCCCTGGGCGTGCGCTACGACCAGCTCACGTCGCTGGCCCTGCCGCGCCGGCTGGAGCCCATTGCGGAGCTGCTCAACTCCAAGATACTTAAGGAATTTCCCTTGGAGATGTACGGCCTGGAGCCGGCGCGCATCATCGACCTGATTGCGAACGCGCCGGCCAAGATGAACGCCTTCATCAGCACCATTTTCGAGATTGCGCGCAACTACGAGATGCGGCAGGAGCACCTGTTTCTGGCGGCGCTGCGCTCGTTTCAGGAAATGCACGACAACTACTTTGAGGACCTGGAGCAGGACGTGCGGGCCTTTGTGGGCAGCCACCAGCTGGCCACTGCCGCGCCCTTCGACCTTAGCCAGCTGGAACGCGTGCTCATCCAGGAATACGGCTACACCCTCGACCGCGAAACGCTGGGCCAGCACCCCGTGGCCACGCAGGCGCGGCTGCGAAGCGTGTTTCAGCCCAAAACCAAGCGCCTGCTCATGCGGCCGGGCCTGAGCCGGGGCCAGCAGGCCTTTGTGCTGGGCCGCGAAGTGGCCTTCAACTACCTCAAGCTGACCGAGCGGCCCTACGTGAGCAGCAGCACGCAGGTGCGCACCTTCGAGGAAGTACTGAACAACTTCAAAGCTTCCTACTTTGCCGGCGCGCTGCTGATGGAGGAGGAAAGCCTGCTGCGCGACGTGAAGAAGGTTTTCGGAGCCAAAAAATGGAACCCTGACCTGCTGCTGAACCTGCTAACGCAGTACGACGTGAGCCCCGAGATGTTCATGCAGCGCCTCACCACGCTGCTGCCGCGCCACCTGAGTTTGCAGAGCCTGTTCTTTTTGCGCTTCGACCAGCGCGACGCCGCTTCGCCCTTCGAGCTGACCAAGGAGCTGCACCTGGCCCGGCTGCATAACCCCCACGGTAACGAGCTGAACGAGCATTACTGCCGCCGCTGGGTGAGTTTGCGGCTGATGGAGGAAGCCCGCACCCTGCCCGTGCCCGACACCGCCGAGGCCCCCGTGACCGTGGCCGGCGCCCAACGCTCGCGCTATTTCGGCACCGACGACGAGTACCTGTGCTTCACGCTGGCCCGCGCCGGCACGCCCACCCAGCCCGCCCTAAGCGTGACCGTGGGCCTGCGCTGCGACGACAACCTGCGCGCCCAGGTCCGCTTCCTGGCCGACCCGGCCCTGCCCTTCCGCATCGTGAACGAAACCTGCGAGCGCTGCCCCATCCCGGACTGCGAAAGTCGGGCCGCGGCGCCCGTCGAAATTGAACGCCAGGCCGAGCGCGCGGCGTTTGAAGCGGCCGTGACGGCACTGGTACAAGGAAATAACTGA
- the aceB gene encoding malate synthase A — MTFTDTAPAPTPTYLTPERVKVLGAYSPEFAEILTPSALAFVAELHRRFDGTRQALLARRVERQADFDAGILPDFLPETQRLREQEWTVALLPEDLLDRRVEITGPVERKMIINALNSGASVFMADLEDSNSPTWENVVQGQINLRDAVRRTISLSTPTKEYKLNEKTAVLMVRPRGWHLVEKHVLVDGEPISAALLDFGLYYFHNAHELCARGSAPYFYLPKLESHLEARLWNDVFGFAQWSLKLPKCLIKATVLIETLPAAFELNEILWELREHSAGLNCGRWDYIFSYIKRLGPNPKFRLPNRAEVTMTVPFMAAYSQLVVQTCHRRGVHAIGGMAAQIPIKNDPAANEAALEKVRQDKIREATNGHDGTWVAHPGLVPVALEVFNRLMPGPNQIENKRPDVQVSAADLVRAPQGSITEDGLKLNIDVAIQYLASWLGGNGCVPIYNLMEDAATAEISRAQVWQWLHTPGTTLADGRAITPELYRSLVPGQLDKIKGQVGEDAYSTGHYLEAARLFDKLVMSEEFIEFLTVPAYEQLA; from the coding sequence ATGACGTTCACCGACACCGCTCCCGCCCCGACGCCCACCTACCTCACGCCCGAACGGGTGAAAGTTCTCGGCGCCTACTCGCCCGAGTTTGCCGAAATTCTCACGCCCTCAGCCCTGGCCTTCGTGGCTGAGCTGCACCGCCGCTTCGACGGCACCCGCCAAGCCCTGCTGGCCCGCCGCGTGGAGCGCCAGGCTGATTTCGACGCGGGCATCCTACCCGATTTTCTGCCCGAAACCCAGCGCTTGCGCGAGCAGGAATGGACCGTGGCGCTCCTGCCCGAAGACCTGCTCGACCGCCGCGTGGAAATCACCGGCCCGGTGGAGCGCAAGATGATTATCAACGCCCTGAATTCCGGCGCCAGCGTGTTCATGGCCGATTTAGAAGACTCGAACTCGCCCACCTGGGAAAATGTGGTGCAGGGCCAAATCAACCTGCGCGACGCCGTGCGCCGCACCATTTCGCTGAGCACGCCCACCAAAGAGTACAAGCTGAACGAGAAAACTGCCGTGCTCATGGTGCGCCCCCGCGGCTGGCACCTGGTGGAGAAACACGTGCTGGTCGACGGCGAGCCCATTAGCGCTGCGCTGCTCGATTTTGGACTTTATTATTTCCACAACGCCCACGAGCTGTGCGCCCGCGGCTCGGCGCCCTACTTCTACCTGCCCAAGCTGGAAAGCCACCTCGAAGCGCGGCTGTGGAACGACGTGTTCGGCTTTGCGCAATGGTCGCTGAAGCTGCCCAAGTGCCTCATCAAAGCCACCGTGCTGATTGAAACGCTGCCGGCCGCGTTTGAGCTGAACGAGATTTTGTGGGAACTGCGTGAGCACAGCGCCGGGCTGAATTGCGGGCGCTGGGACTACATCTTCAGCTACATCAAGCGACTAGGGCCGAATCCCAAGTTCCGCCTGCCCAACCGTGCCGAGGTGACCATGACCGTGCCCTTCATGGCCGCCTACTCGCAGCTCGTGGTGCAAACCTGCCACCGGCGCGGGGTGCACGCCATCGGCGGCATGGCGGCCCAGATTCCCATCAAAAACGACCCGGCCGCCAACGAAGCCGCGTTGGAAAAGGTGCGGCAGGACAAAATTCGGGAAGCCACCAACGGCCACGACGGCACCTGGGTGGCCCACCCCGGCCTGGTGCCCGTGGCGCTGGAAGTCTTCAACCGCCTCATGCCCGGCCCCAACCAAATTGAGAATAAGCGCCCCGACGTGCAGGTATCGGCCGCCGACCTGGTGCGTGCCCCGCAGGGCTCCATCACCGAAGACGGCCTGAAGCTGAACATCGACGTGGCCATTCAGTACCTGGCCTCCTGGCTGGGCGGCAACGGCTGCGTGCCCATCTACAACCTGATGGAGGACGCCGCCACGGCCGAAATCAGCCGGGCGCAGGTGTGGCAGTGGCTGCACACGCCCGGCACCACGCTGGCCGACGGCCGTGCCATAACGCCGGAGCTGTATCGCTCGCTGGTGCCCGGCCAGCTGGATAAAATCAAAGGCCAGGTAGGGGAGGACGCTTACTCAACAGGCCACTATTTGGAAGCCGCCCGCCTTTTCGATAAGCTCGTGATGAGCGAAGAGTTCATCGAATTCCTGACCGTGCCGGCCTACGAGCAGCTGGCTTAG
- the aceA gene encoding isocitrate lyase, with product MKSHQQRTAELALDWAHNPRWIGIQRPYSPADVVKLQGSVHIEHSLARQGAERLWELLHSQEYVAGLGALTGNQAVQEVQAGLQAIYLSGWQVAADANGAGHMYPDQSLYPVDSVPAVVRRINNALLRADQIQHLDGRTDVHYLAPIVADAEAGFGGNLNAFELMKMMIEAGAAGVHFEDQLSSAKKCGHLGGKVLVPTQEAINKLVAARLAADVLGVPTLIVARTDADAADLLTADVDPRDQPFILQEAERTSEGFYRIRCGVEAAIARGLAYAPYADLIWMETSHPDLEQARQFAQAMHAKYPGKLLAYNCSPSFNWAAKLSKEKMETFREELAALGYKFQFITLAGFHALNTSMFELAQAYQQRGMAGYSELQEREFALQKDGYQAVKHQSFVGTGYFDAVQNVVTSNQTSTAALVGSTEEAQF from the coding sequence ATGAAATCGCACCAGCAACGCACCGCCGAACTGGCCCTCGACTGGGCCCATAACCCTCGCTGGATTGGCATTCAGCGCCCGTATTCGCCCGCCGATGTGGTGAAGCTGCAGGGCTCCGTGCACATCGAGCACTCGCTGGCCCGGCAAGGGGCAGAGCGGCTGTGGGAGCTGCTGCACTCGCAGGAATACGTGGCTGGCCTGGGCGCCCTCACCGGCAACCAGGCCGTGCAGGAGGTGCAGGCGGGCCTGCAGGCCATCTACCTCAGCGGCTGGCAGGTGGCGGCCGATGCCAATGGCGCCGGCCACATGTACCCTGACCAAAGCCTCTACCCCGTCGACAGCGTACCCGCCGTGGTGCGCCGCATCAACAACGCCCTCCTGCGCGCCGACCAGATTCAGCACCTCGACGGCCGCACCGACGTGCATTACCTCGCGCCCATTGTGGCTGATGCGGAAGCCGGCTTCGGTGGCAACCTGAATGCCTTTGAGCTGATGAAGATGATGATAGAGGCCGGGGCGGCCGGGGTGCATTTCGAGGACCAGCTTTCCTCGGCCAAAAAGTGCGGGCACCTTGGCGGCAAGGTGCTGGTGCCCACGCAGGAAGCCATTAATAAGCTGGTGGCGGCCCGGCTGGCGGCCGACGTGCTGGGCGTGCCCACACTCATCGTGGCCCGCACCGATGCGGACGCGGCCGACCTGCTCACGGCCGACGTGGACCCACGTGACCAACCGTTCATCTTACAAGAGGCCGAGCGCACCAGCGAGGGCTTCTACCGCATCCGCTGCGGCGTGGAGGCGGCCATTGCCCGCGGCTTGGCCTACGCGCCCTACGCCGACCTTATCTGGATGGAAACCTCGCACCCCGACCTGGAGCAGGCCCGACAATTTGCCCAGGCCATGCACGCCAAGTACCCCGGCAAGCTGCTGGCTTACAACTGCTCGCCGTCCTTCAACTGGGCCGCTAAGCTGAGCAAGGAGAAGATGGAAACTTTCCGCGAAGAGCTGGCCGCGCTGGGCTACAAGTTCCAGTTCATCACGCTGGCCGGTTTTCACGCGCTCAATACCAGTATGTTTGAGCTAGCCCAGGCCTACCAGCAGCGCGGCATGGCCGGCTACTCGGAATTGCAGGAGCGGGAGTTCGCGCTGCAAAAGGACGGCTACCAGGCCGTGAAGCACCAATCGTTCGTGGGAACGGGCTATTTCGATGCCGTGCAGAACGTGGTAACCAGCAACCAGACCAGCACCGCCGCCCTGGTGGGTAGCACCGAGGAAGCACAATTCTAG
- a CDS encoding HRDC domain-containing protein — protein sequence MPTIHYLTTAETIAEAAAHFATLPRIGIDLEFDDMRHRYGRHLALIQVFDGQQVYLIDPLPLADMAAGLEPLFAVLRNPAVAKVFHSCKSDILLLDELFSVNCRNIVDTSVQFTLLAAEDNNISLGRLIQAELGFEVDKGEQKSNWLKRPLSEAQKEYAANDVLYLFELTDRLSARLEELGRADWAAQENLALEAVRYGRDDPRPWSRNAAKYKITPQEMPIFRELYLLRDTVARQLDRPPYHVLSNDKLAELTRKPIETPLQLRTANGLHPELKRPPYAEQLLAIGTTDLEPDAPLPADQRRFPFRRRLNGPAATRAEARETLLNTLKAHLATDHGSTMANMVLSNRLIADIIELGADAALRPWQQQLLRESAERHGESYEQIATPFA from the coding sequence ATGCCCACCATTCATTACCTCACCACCGCCGAAACCATTGCCGAGGCGGCTGCCCATTTTGCCACGCTGCCGCGCATTGGCATCGACCTGGAGTTTGACGACATGCGCCACCGCTACGGTCGTCATCTGGCCTTGATACAGGTATTTGATGGTCAGCAAGTTTATCTCATCGACCCGCTGCCGCTGGCCGACATGGCTGCCGGGCTTGAGCCCTTGTTTGCCGTGCTGCGCAACCCAGCGGTGGCCAAGGTGTTCCACTCCTGTAAGTCCGACATCCTGCTGCTCGACGAGCTGTTCAGCGTCAACTGCCGCAACATCGTGGATACCAGCGTGCAGTTCACGCTGCTGGCTGCCGAAGACAACAACATTTCGCTGGGCCGCCTCATTCAGGCCGAGCTGGGCTTTGAGGTGGACAAAGGCGAGCAGAAATCGAACTGGCTGAAGCGCCCCCTCAGCGAAGCCCAAAAGGAGTACGCCGCCAACGACGTGCTCTACCTGTTCGAGCTCACCGACCGCCTCAGCGCCCGCCTCGAAGAGCTTGGCCGCGCCGACTGGGCCGCCCAGGAAAACCTGGCCCTCGAAGCCGTGCGCTACGGCCGCGACGACCCGCGCCCGTGGTCGCGCAACGCCGCCAAATACAAGATTACGCCCCAGGAAATGCCCATTTTCCGGGAGTTGTACCTGCTGCGCGACACCGTGGCCCGCCAGCTCGACCGCCCGCCCTACCACGTGCTCAGCAACGATAAGCTGGCCGAGCTCACGCGCAAGCCCATCGAGACACCCCTGCAGCTGCGCACCGCCAACGGCCTGCACCCCGAGCTGAAGCGCCCTCCCTACGCCGAGCAGCTGCTGGCCATCGGCACCACCGACCTGGAGCCCGATGCGCCCCTGCCGGCCGACCAGCGCAGGTTTCCGTTCCGCCGTCGCCTCAATGGCCCCGCCGCCACCCGTGCCGAAGCCCGCGAAACCCTGCTCAACACGCTCAAAGCGCACTTGGCTACCGACCACGGCAGCACCATGGCCAACATGGTACTCAGCAACCGCCTCATTGCCGACATCATCGAGCTGGGCGCCGACGCCGCGCTGCGCCCCTGGCAACAGCAGTTGCTGCGCGAGTCGGCCGAGCGCCACGGCGAGAGCTACGAGCAGATTGCAACGCCCTTTGCGTAG
- a CDS encoding prohibitin family protein yields the protein MALTIFGFILLVLGLNAARFSERMERLRGGLVFLGIAFLLLGISLSTVVQVGVGQVGVQTLFGQVQKRVLQPGLHVVNPLVDVTRFDTRTQNYTMSAQHSEGQQSGDDAIRVLSADGLEVVIDLTVLYHVVPAQAPRILSTIGEDYQEKIVRAISRTRIRDNAVYYDAVSLYSTRREEFQARILAAIEKDFRNNGLQLDQLLIRNIQLPQSVKASIESKISAEQDAQKMQFVLQKEKQEAERKRVEAQGIADYQRIVNTELSDKLLQYETIKANQAIATSPNAKVIIMGGGRGNAPQLLLGDK from the coding sequence ATGGCACTCACCATTTTTGGCTTCATCCTCCTTGTGCTGGGCCTGAACGCCGCCCGCTTTTCCGAACGGATGGAGCGGCTGCGGGGCGGCCTTGTGTTTTTGGGCATTGCTTTTCTGCTGCTGGGCATTTCGCTGAGCACAGTGGTGCAAGTGGGCGTGGGCCAGGTGGGCGTGCAAACGCTGTTTGGGCAGGTGCAGAAGCGCGTGCTGCAACCCGGCCTGCATGTGGTGAACCCGCTGGTGGACGTGACCCGCTTCGACACCCGCACCCAGAACTATACCATGTCGGCGCAGCACAGCGAGGGCCAGCAAAGCGGCGACGACGCCATCCGGGTGCTGTCGGCCGACGGACTCGAAGTCGTCATCGACCTCACGGTGCTCTACCACGTGGTGCCTGCGCAGGCGCCGCGCATCCTCTCCACCATTGGCGAGGACTACCAGGAGAAAATTGTGCGGGCCATTTCGCGCACTCGCATTCGCGACAATGCCGTGTACTACGACGCCGTGTCGCTGTACTCCACGCGCCGCGAGGAGTTTCAGGCTCGTATTCTGGCCGCCATCGAAAAGGATTTCCGGAACAATGGCTTGCAGCTCGACCAATTGCTCATCCGCAACATCCAGCTGCCGCAGTCGGTGAAGGCCAGCATCGAGAGCAAGATTTCAGCCGAGCAGGACGCCCAGAAAATGCAGTTTGTGCTGCAAAAGGAAAAGCAAGAAGCTGAACGCAAGCGCGTGGAGGCCCAGGGCATTGCCGACTACCAGCGCATTGTGAACACCGAGCTCAGCGACAAGCTGCTACAGTACGAAACCATCAAGGCCAACCAGGCCATTGCCACTTCGCCCAACGCCAAGGTTATCATCATGGGCGGTGGCCGTGGTAATGCGCCGCAACTGCTGCTAGGCGACAAATAA